ACAAACTACAAGAATATGACATTTGACAACGTCTAGGTGGGAGCGGTCACAAAACCCGACTATAATGAGCATCCAGATGTGGGGTATGATCCAAGGCCCTTCCAGTTCTTGAGGAAACAAGCTTCACCAGGATCCATGGCCAGAGAGCCTGTCCCAGTTTCTAATCCATCACAGTGAAGAAATACCTGTGAGAAACATAACATTCTGGGACATGTTCAGTGTCGATAACATACAAGAAGAAACATATCTTCCTTTTTGCTTTCGTTCAAGGATGGGTGATCGTAAATATCTTCCCTGCACCATGTGAAAACCTTGACCAATATGATGAAGAACAACGGCTGGTTTAGCACTTGAAATCCCTGAACATTAATGACAGATTATGATTCCTGAAGAGGGTTTGTAGATTAAACTCTGGGTACTTCAGTGTTACCGGGTTTATGTAGTGATGGCTTCATCTTGTGTCTATCGATACAGTTTTGCCTGCAGCAGATGGAGCATTTGGGTTGCTGTATGTTTTTTGTTATCTTTTGTTGCAGCATCTTTATACTTCTTCTGTTTGTAGACATGGCTTAATGGTTCACTTGTTTATGTTCATGTATCCACGGATTAACTGAGTAGGAATTAAGCATGCCATTTGATTTTAGGAAAACCTCCTTAATAAATACACCAAGCTCCCTTCTGATTGTGCGTTGGAATCCGCCATGGTTCTTATGGTTGTGACATAGCATACCATGGCAATAATACTTGCACTACCTATAGAGATTTAGGCTGTGTTTCATATGCATTCTCGTGAaagatctatatttcattttGAATCATGATTCTTCGCTATTTTCTAGTTTAAGAATAGGTTATGGACCCAAATCTATTCagagaatgcatatcaaacacagcATTACAGTCTGCAGGGTAGAACCTCTCATCTTGGaaacaaatgaaagaaaacaaagatacGTGAAAGGAAATATAAGATTCTAATGCTGTTGGATCATGTAAAattcactttctttttcttttttaacctCATTATATACTTTGCAATAGACACTTAAAGACCATGTAATCGCTGATAAATAATCATCATCCATTTTTCTGAACTCTAGTTCGTTCTCTTGGTATTGCAGGTCACTCCAGGCATTATTCTCCTGCTCCAATTAACATGTTAGTGTGAAGTGAAAGCCTGCAAACACAAATAGGTCTTTTTGTCAATTATCTTAGCAGCTCAGCTAGAATCACATTTTATTGGTTAGGGTTAGCCTATGGTGCCCatagttttaagtatcggtCTCAGCTGATACTGATGTCATACAGATAGGGATCGTGTAGAATCAGGTCGTATCAGGCTGATTTGGCTAGCTTGATCTAATTTTGGATGATCCACCGGGCCTCCGTGATATCACTACGTATCAAGGatataccaatacgataccaatacttataACCATGATGTTGgcttcattcattcattttccCACTCAAGCCCTCCCTTAAGGGGAGTTTCTGTGTTCCTTCAACCCTTACGAGTTAATAGTCATACCCTTCGGCTTGATGAAGCCTACCCACAACCTTCTGCACGCTCAGTAGTGATAGCAATGGGTCATTACACTAAAAAGGTTAGGTCCCAATACCAAATGGATCGAGTTTCTTGACACTGGGTGTGGAGTGAATTTCTACATCCACTTCCATTGGTAACATAGGATTGAGAAGTGTATTTTCGACTTTGTAAATAGGGGTGAAAGTGTAATGATAACCAAATATAGGAGTAGGAAAACCTAGTCCTTACCAAATATATTAGGGCTTTCAGAACGGCCCACTATTAAGGTCCTCCTGGACAGGCCAGGTACCTGCCCAAGTGATAGGTTAAGTTTAATGGAGCCTAATTCTTGTGGAGAGGTATACCTAGCCCATTCAACTTCAAGCTTGCGTTGCAAGCCTATATAAAACTGAAAGGGTCCGTAGATCAAGTCTCAAAATAATGCTCTGCCATGCAGTAACATGTTTAATTTTCATAGCATACATACTGAAGGCACGTTTGTTGCAAGGGAAATCAAGGCGATGAAAggtaaaatttttcaaaattaaaaaacaaacttttgtaatcattactcaagctacttaaatttcttactttgatttctcattttttgtttttgcatgaattcatgtagccaaccccattaagatGGGATAATTTTAAGTTTATTGTCATTGATATTGATTACATACATATCCCTCTGGCTCTATTTatatgcaaaataaaatgatattaataactaaatatggaatTAGTGATATAATCATGTGAGGTAAAGATTacgaaagattttttttttttcctttcaatttttcccttgcaaccaaacatagccgaAAAATGCATATTATAAcgtgaagagaaagaaaaaaaaaatcagaaggaaaacattttttggcgaaaaaaagagggggaaatTACCGAGAAAATGTTGCAGTGTCCCGGATCTGCAATGTGGGCCATCAAGTTTTCAATTGGGCCTTCTCCTGTGTAAATTGCCTGAAAGCAAAAGCCCACGAAAGCCAGCATTGCAAGCCGACCATTCTTAATCTCTTTAGTCCTCAATACCATCACCGGTTCTGGAGAACCCCTACCCCACATAATCGGGTCGAACCACAACCCACCTGGATACCCAACGTCAGGCTTCGGGTTCTTCCTATTGGGAAACTTGGGCTCGATATCCACACAACCAGGCTTGATTAGGTCAGcccatcttcttccctcaaCCCAACCCATCAAAACCAATTGAACCAGAAACAGGGTCATCGGGTCCGCGAAGTATTCCTGCGCACCAGCATCGAACCAGGAGAAGTTTTCTATAAACCCTAACTTCTCCAGCCACTCAGGGATGAGGATTCCGGCCACCGCCAGCATTGCCCATCGAGAATGCATTAGCTCAGCTTGAGCAAACCACTGCAGCAGCTCGGGATCAGATCCTGCAATGGATTAAACCAAATTACAGATGAATTATTCAGAATCTGATGAATTCGCCAGAGAAAGCTTACCCAGTCCAAGAGGATCGAAGCCGAAGTCTCCTGGAAGACTACAGAGTtgcagaaaataagaaaagtcaCTCACTAATTTGATTCTCAAGTATGTAAAGAAGGACATATAGAGATTGATAGAAATTAGAAAGTACCTTCCATCAAGCCATGGAGGAGGTGAACTACCAGGGAACCAGAGAGGTCTATCGGGAGGAAGGGGTTCACAAACACTGGATACCCCTTTAGTTGCATTGATTATGCCGCTTCTTAATGGTTTACATGTTAATGTAAATCTTCCTGATAAAGGATTTTGATGTGTTTCCCTGTTAATTTCTCCAAACGGCATGGTTATGAGTcaagattattattattccgATTCCCAATTTCGAATTGCAGGATACCAAGCACAGTAAACCATGACCAAAAATtcgaaagagaaataaaatgatCCACACTAACCTTGGGAGTCAGATTATTATTTCGAATTGAAGGATACCAAGCACAGTAAACCATGACCAAAAATtcgaaagagaaataaaaggatCCACACTAACCTTGGAGCTGAAGCTGAAGCTGGAACTGGAGCTGGAGCTGGAGCTAGAGGGAAGTTCGATAATGCAGAAGAAGCGATAGGCAATGCCATGGATCAGTTTCAGCTGGAGCTTCTCAATCTCCCACGCTGAGGAGAGCTTATctaattgaagaaaagaaagatgtaAGGACTGGAGTGGAGGTAGTGTTGCAGGTATTATCCCTAAATGTCCAATCAAATCGTGCCACATCAGTTCATAAGATATGTAAAAGACGCTTCAGTTACTTACGTGGACAAAAATCACAGGTGTAGGTAGAACATCTAGAAGCAAGACTCGATGTTCAGCTTCTATGAACCCTAACTTCTCCAGCAACACTGTCATCTCTCGCTGTCATTGATCGAACTCGTGGGATTTTAATTTGCTATTTGGGTtctgggactctaagagggtcTGGTTCATCTCAGGCTGATCTCTCAGGTGATGGGGCAATTGTGGTGGAGGCGTTGAGCAATCCCTCTCTCACACTTTCTCACCGGCTCGTTTGACAGAGGTGCGACCCTTTACCAACTTGAAGGAGTAGTTTGACTTCTTCTTTTCGTACAAAAGatgcaatttttcttttaaagttaGTCAACAACAAAATCTTGTAATTGGTGTCGGGTGGAGTCTTCTCCTCGTGTGTCCTCCATAACTAGGGCACTTTCGTCACAATTGCATCTTCTCAGAACTTAGCCTGGTTTCttcgggttgaaatcgtctgcaat
This genomic stretch from Macadamia integrifolia cultivar HAES 741 chromosome 2, SCU_Mint_v3, whole genome shotgun sequence harbors:
- the LOC122066237 gene encoding photosystem I chlorophyll a/b-binding protein 6, chloroplastic, producing MALPIASSALSNFPLAPAPAPVPASASAPRETHQNPLSGRFTLTCKPLRSGIINATKGVSSVCEPLPPDRPLWFPGSSPPPWLDGSLPGDFGFDPLGLGSDPELLQWFAQAELMHSRWAMLAVAGILIPEWLEKLGFIENFSWFDAGAQEYFADPMTLFLVQLVLMGWVEGRRWADLIKPGCVDIEPKFPNRKNPKPDVGYPGGLWFDPIMWGRGSPEPVMVLRTKEIKNGRLAMLAFVGFCFQAIYTGEGPIENLMAHIADPGHCNIFSAFTSH